The following coding sequences are from one Microbacterium wangchenii window:
- a CDS encoding alanine racemase C-terminal domain-containing protein, giving the protein MTAPHLGTPRAVPGGAATVARLSTAALEHNARPALERGRGEVSALYADAWGHGADWVAGVLERLDLDPEALDAETLFGLPAPDARTRPVLTLTGRVLSTKDLRAGEGVSYGYAHRADADTRVALVTGGYAQGIVRMLGNRVAVRIGAALHPLVGRVAMDVCVVDITEHPVSRGDEVVFFGDPRDQAPSLAGWADATGWTAGELITAAGLRAVREVRA; this is encoded by the coding sequence GTGACTGCGCCGCACCTCGGAACTCCCCGGGCCGTGCCCGGTGGAGCGGCCACGGTGGCGCGGCTGTCCACTGCGGCACTCGAGCACAATGCGCGACCGGCGCTCGAACGGGGGCGGGGAGAGGTGTCTGCGCTCTACGCGGATGCGTGGGGGCACGGCGCCGACTGGGTGGCCGGCGTCCTCGAGCGTCTGGACCTGGACCCCGAGGCGCTCGACGCCGAGACGCTGTTCGGCCTCCCCGCGCCCGACGCCCGGACGCGCCCGGTCCTGACGCTCACGGGGCGCGTGCTGTCGACGAAGGACCTGCGCGCGGGGGAGGGCGTCTCGTACGGCTATGCGCACCGCGCCGACGCCGACACCCGCGTCGCGCTGGTCACCGGCGGCTACGCCCAGGGGATCGTCCGGATGCTGGGAAACCGCGTGGCCGTGCGGATCGGTGCGGCGCTGCATCCGCTCGTGGGGCGCGTGGCGATGGATGTCTGCGTCGTGGATATCACGGAGCATCCGGTCTCCCGCGGCGACGAGGTCGTGTTCTTCGGAGACCCGCGCGATCAGGCGCCGTCGCTGGCGGGATGGGCCGACGCGACGGGGTGGACGGCCGGCGAGCTGATCACCGCGGCCGGCCTCCGCGCCGTACGGGAGGTGCGCGCATGA
- a CDS encoding sugar-transfer associated ATP-grasp domain-containing protein, with the protein MPGRGFALAPRVRYLIGRARRIDVGSVFDRAREASQQHGKWMPAVVVDMLWQAGFRNVGFQDYIDYDFAILTPAERATYMTHPVSNQISQKYDHPDYRHLFQDKIAFDRVFSEHLHREWMVVEDDNADAVRAFTERHGTIVTKEPVGQAGTGVHRYHAAEVEDWSTFHAGLRERGELLLEQVIQQHPDLAAVCPGTVNTTRVTAFFDGTTTHILAMAQKFGRGAVSDQMTFGGFYTMLDDDGHAVGAGYDSHGHVHEHHPDSGFRIADFQLPMMDEVRAFVDRVARVVPQVQYVGWDIVVTPTGPVLVEGNWGAGVYENKPSVTGIRTGHKPRYRAAIGF; encoded by the coding sequence ATGCCTGGAAGAGGCTTCGCCCTCGCGCCCCGAGTCCGCTACCTGATCGGCCGCGCACGCCGCATCGACGTCGGATCCGTGTTCGACCGAGCCCGTGAGGCCTCGCAGCAGCATGGGAAGTGGATGCCGGCGGTGGTCGTGGACATGCTGTGGCAGGCCGGGTTCCGCAACGTCGGTTTCCAGGACTACATCGACTACGACTTCGCGATCCTCACCCCCGCCGAGCGGGCCACGTACATGACGCATCCGGTGTCGAACCAGATCTCGCAGAAGTACGACCACCCCGACTACCGGCACCTGTTCCAAGACAAGATCGCCTTCGATCGGGTGTTCAGCGAGCACCTGCACCGGGAATGGATGGTCGTCGAGGACGACAATGCCGACGCCGTGCGCGCGTTCACGGAGCGCCACGGCACGATCGTCACCAAGGAACCCGTGGGCCAGGCCGGGACGGGCGTGCACCGCTACCACGCCGCCGAGGTCGAGGACTGGAGCACGTTCCACGCCGGGCTCCGGGAGCGAGGTGAGCTGCTGCTCGAACAGGTGATCCAGCAGCATCCGGACCTCGCCGCGGTGTGCCCCGGAACGGTCAACACCACACGCGTGACGGCGTTCTTCGACGGGACCACGACGCACATCCTGGCGATGGCGCAGAAGTTCGGACGCGGCGCGGTGAGCGACCAGATGACCTTCGGCGGCTTCTACACGATGCTCGACGACGACGGCCATGCCGTGGGGGCGGGCTACGACTCGCACGGCCACGTCCACGAGCACCATCCCGACTCGGGCTTCCGCATCGCGGATTTCCAGCTGCCGATGATGGATGAGGTGCGGGCATTCGTCGACCGCGTCGCCCGGGTCGTGCCGCAGGTGCAGTACGTCGGCTGGGACATCGTGGTCACCCCGACCGGCCCGGTGCTCGTGGAGGGCAACTGGGGCGCGGGCGTGTACGAGAACAAGCCTTCGGTGACGGGCATCCGCACCGGCCACAAGCCGCGCTACCGCGCCGCGATCGGGTTCTGA